One Podarcis raffonei isolate rPodRaf1 chromosome 3, rPodRaf1.pri, whole genome shotgun sequence genomic region harbors:
- the LOC128410106 gene encoding WD repeat and coiled-coil-containing protein-like, with translation MELGKGKLLRTGLNALYQAIHPVHGIAWTDGKQVILTSLYQYNGEPKFGNSNVVGQFEHVHGLYWAPSCAPDLPALLAIQHKKHITMWQLCYSVSERNKLMVYQISEIGELFPILPQGCVWHPKKEILAVLTTRDTSVLHSVRINNSRIKADIKSSALIHCACWTEEGNRLVVGIGSALHSYIWDDEQKTLNACSFCPIFDVGGYICAIEATLGSQVAVATELPLDKICSLNAGISFEMPSEAVGNSVPSQTSSSACKEELSVDSGKKLTDQEKPGSIATSTSSSVDLTHLTASKQQTDNNSLLHLRTKDYLTGSGQDASHLILVTFERKVTATKKVSISGILVPDIMTFDSKTQTVAVASNTCNIILAYSLSSSHLPNIQQIQLEKSERPKGLCFLTEKLLLILVGKQKLTDPAFLPSSRSDKYILRLMVKEIVCKEDFSAFSGTTQVCFANIPVKKEGIEIHSSEPHILCDGLVLPSCTAIQSPRNRRKLIEEIKSPANEQSMLTNAVDFQEKKISRDFPQVLGCLDAEPTNRSLVLQGIETSSGLSNVSISPNKHVHSSTDMSNSSKTNLLQIEKEPSYTSKHLERLCCRFAELQHQLFELTELLKSGKKPLLGYPSSRAPSFVNITYQKDCSGTVTPEKRAVILCDGKLRLSLIQQIFNLTLVEMQHGLSWIVLTSDNEGFIPLTFDALQEIVIRDARSSDIASCNDSSTDSSKTLKTISSTGGGYRKISSQSLDRDNSSMEVMGEHSSQCLVQSSSSGQTSTAS, from the exons ATGGAGTTGGGGAAAGGAAAATTGCTGAGAACTGGCCTCAATGCCTTATACCAGGCCATACATCCTGTGCATGGGATTGCTTGGACTGATGGAAAGCAAGTGATCCTGACTTCGTTGTATCAGTATAATGGAGAACCTAAATTTGGCAACTCGAATGTTGTTGGCCAGTTTGAACACGTTCACGGACTTTACTGGGCTCCATCTTGTGCCCCAGATCTCCCTGCACTCCTTGCTATCCAGCATAAAAAACACATCACCATGTGGCAGCTAtgttacagtgtttctgaaagaAACAAACTGATGGTTTATCAAATCAGCGAAATTGGTGAGCTGTTTCCCATCCTTCCTCAGGGTTGTGTGTGGCATCCGAAAAAGGAAATCTTGGCTGTGCTTACTACGCGGGACACCTCTGTGCTACACTCGGTTCGGATCAACAACTCCAGAATAAAAGCAGATATTAAAAGCAGTGCACTCATCCACTGTGCTTGCTGGACTGAGGAAGGCAACCGCTTGGTGGTTGGGATAGGCAGTGCCCTCCATTCCTATATTTGGGATGATGAACAGAAAACTTTGAATGCATGCTCTTTTTGCCCGATATTTGACGTGGGAGGCTACATCTGTGCAATCGAAGCGACATTAGGTTCTCAAGTGGCGGTTGCTACCGAACTTCCACTAGATAAGATATGTAGCTTAAACGCAGGCATTTCGTTTGAAATGCCATCTGAGGCTGTCGGAAACTCTGTTCCCTCACAAACTTCCTCGTCGGCCTGCAAAGAAGAGCTCTCTGTAGACAGTGGGAAAAAGTTAACAGACCAAGAAAAACCTGGGTCCATTGCAACTTCTACATCTTCGTCGGTGGATCTAACCCACCTTACTGCAAGCAAGCAGCAGACTGATAACAATTCTCTCCTTCATCTAAGAACTAAGGATTACTTAACAGGAAGCGGCCAAGATGCCTCACACCTGATCTTGGTGACTTTTGAAAGAAAAGTGACAGCTACCAAAAAAGTCAGCATCTCAGGGATTCTGGTCCCAGACATAATGACTTTTGATTCTAAAACTCAAACTGTGGCAGTGGCATCCAACACTTGTAATATAATTTTGGCTTACTCTTTATCTTCATCTCACTTGCCTAACATTCAACAAATTCAACTGGAGAAAAGCGAAAGGCCAAAGGGATTGTGTTTCCTGACAGAAAAGCTATTGCTGATACTGGTTGGAAAACAGAAATTAACAGACCCGGCTTTTCTTCCATCGTCACGCTCGGACAAGTACATTCTCCGTTTGATGGTCAAAGAAATTGTGTGCAAAGAAGACTTTTCTGCCTTTTCGGGGACTACCCAGGTTTGCTTTGCAAACATACCGGTAAAAAAAGaaggcatagaaattcattcttCAGAGCCTCATATACTATGTGATGGATTGGTACTGCCAAGTTGCACAGCGATCCAGTCTCCTAGAAACAGAAGAAAACTCATAGAAGAAATTAAGAGCCCTGCTAATGAGCAAAGCATGCTGACCAATGCAGTTGACTTCCAGGAGAAAAAGATTTCCAGGGACTTCCCTCAAGTTCTGGGATGTTTGGATGCTGAACCAACAAATCGTTCACTTGTTCTTCAAGGAATCGAAACCTCTTCAGGATTGTCAAACGTATCCATTTCACCAAACAAGCATGTGCATAGTTCTACGGATATGTCAAATTCCTCAAAAACAAACTTGCTGCAAATTGAAAAAGAACCCTCTTACACCTCTAAGCATCTGGAAAGGCTGTGCTGCAGGTTTGCAGAATTGCAGCATCAGCTTTTTGAACTAACTGAGCTTTTGAAATCGGGGAAAAAACCTCTGCTGGGATATCCATCTTCGCGTGCTCCCTCTTTTGTTAACATCACTTATCAG AAGGATTGTTCCGGAACTGTTACACCTGAGAAGCGAGCTGTTATCCTCTGCGATGGCAAACTTCGTCTAAGTCTAATTCAGCAGATTTTCAACCTGACTCTTGTTGAAATGCAGCATG GTTTGTCCTGGATTGTGCTCACTTCAGACAACGAAGGTTTTATTCCATTAACATTTGATGCCCTGCAGGAGATAGTCATAAGGGATGCCCGCTCTAGTGATATTGCCAGCTGTAACGATAGCAGcactgattcttccaaaacactgAAAACTATCAGTTCCACAGGTGGTGGATACAGGAAGATTTCCTCCCAAAGCTTGGATCGTGATAACAGTTCTATGGAAGTAATGGGAGAACATTCTTCTCAGTGTCTGGTACAGAGCAGTTCTTCAGGCCAAACCAGTACGGCTTCATAA
- the MFSD2B gene encoding sphingosine-1-phosphate transporter MFSD2B isoform X2, producing MITPFHTSLMLFIGKTWGAAADPVAGYLISKSKRTKIGLLMPWLLGTTPFLIVSYFFLWYCPSVIKAKDVWYMAFFCLFQALSTLFHVPYTALVMFLSADQKERDSATAYRMGFEGLGTLVGATLQVSMVSNAHSSDHCNDSVDNMDSPTDLYGNSSRVPDMSEANKKLYMIAGGTISVLYLIGIIALCAGVKEKVDPYALKSDQQIPFLKGHKLALMCGPYVKLAASFLLISTAVQVVQNNFVLFCSAATNLHNHIDYLVMIVLISAALSVPCWQWFLNKFGKKTTAGGISLMIPASTMLVFFPEPAVAYLSAGVSGISIAASLLLPWSMLPDVVDYFRVQNPNSVGHETIFYASYTFFHKMSAGIGLGISAASLNLAGFKSGVCKQSHSVVIMLKVLVGAVPSILVPLGLFILIFYPINEETRKETKHALERRRRRSSILCKNEEITPL from the exons GTTACTGGGTACTACACCTTTCCTTATTGTGTCCTACTTCTTCCTGTGGTACTGCCCAAGCGTTATAAAAGCAAAAGATGTATGGTATATGGCTTTCTTCTGCCTTTTCCAGGCATTGAGTACA CTATTCCATGTACCATATACAGCTCTCGTCATGTTTTTGAGTGCAGACCAGAAGGAACGAGATTCAGCAACGGCATACC GAATGGGATTTGAAGGTCTTGGAACATTGGTTGGAGCTACACTCCAGGTCAGTATGGTCTCCAATGCTCACAGCTCTGACCACTGTAACGATAGTGTGGATAACATGGACTCTCCCACCGATCTGTACGGAAACAGTTCCAGGGTTCCAGACATGTCTGAGGCA aacaaAAAACTCTACATGATTGCAGGAGGAACAATATCAGTATTATACCTCATTGGCATTATTGCCCTTTGCGCTGGAGTGAAAGAAAAAGTAG ATCCTTATGCCTTAAAATCAGACCAACAAATTCCCTTCCTTAAGGGACACAAACTTGCACTGATGTGTGGACCATATGTGAAACTTGCAGCATCATTTCTCCTGATTTCAACAGCTGTTCAG GTTGTACAAAACAACTTTGTCCTCTTTTGTTCTGCTGCAACTAATCTTCACAACCACATTGATTATTTAGTGATGATTGTCTTG ATATCTGCAGCACTGAGCGTTCCATGCTGGCAATGGTTTCTGAACAAGTTCGGCAAAAAGACTACTGCGGGTGGGATATCA TTGATGATTCCTGCTTCGACCATGCTGGTGTTCTTTCCAGAACCGGCTGTTGCCTACCTTTCGGCTGGTGTTTCAGGGATTAGCATCGCAGCCTCTTTGCTGTTGCCATG GTCCATGTTGCCTGATGTAGTCGACTACTTTCGGGTGCAGAATCCTAATTCAGTAGGACATGAAACCATCTTTTATGCTTCATATACCTTTTTTCATAAGATGTCAGCTGGGATTGGACTAGGAATTTCTGCAGCTAGTCTGAA tctTGCAGGCTTCAAATCAGGAGTGTGCAAACAGTCTCACAGTGTTGTTATCATGCTGAAAGTCTTGGTTGGAGCAGTCCCATCTATTCTCGTGCCATTAGGCTTGTTTATACTCATTTTCTATCCAATCAATGAAGAAACTcgaaaggaaacaaaacatgccCTTGAAAGACGAAG GCGTCGTTCAAGCATTCTCTGTAAGAATGAAGAAATCACTCCTCTTTGA